The Hymenobacter sp. 5317J-9 genome has a window encoding:
- a CDS encoding pyridoxal phosphate-dependent aminotransferase, with protein MPEVSQRGQAMPVSPFRKLLPFAEAARQQGKVVYPLNIGQPDVLTPPAMLEAVRTADIQVLGYAPGAGTDSYRRKLEAYYQRAGIPARFEDILVTTAGSEAIHFALLSCLNPGDEIIIAEPFYGTYTAFAIAAGVNIVAVTARIEDNFALPPIADFEAVITARTRAILVCNPSNPTGYVYRRDELEALLALCRQHNLFLISDEAYREYCYDGARATSALSLSGGEQHVVMVDTISKRYSACGARVGALVTRNAELWQAAFHFGQMRVCPPVLEMLAAEAAADLPPSYFDGTRAEYQARRDLTVGRLRAMPGVTCPVPGGAFYVVARLPVDDAQRFGQWLLEEFTYENQTLMLSPANGFYHTPGLGRQEVRLAYVINRPDLAAALTCLAQALLQYPGRVEPQPAGRVEAAIAS; from the coding sequence ATGCCAGAAGTTTCCCAGCGCGGGCAGGCCATGCCCGTTTCGCCGTTTCGCAAGCTGTTGCCCTTTGCCGAAGCCGCCCGCCAGCAGGGCAAGGTGGTGTATCCCTTGAACATCGGCCAGCCCGACGTGCTGACGCCGCCCGCCATGCTGGAAGCCGTGCGCACCGCCGACATCCAGGTGCTGGGCTACGCGCCCGGCGCCGGCACCGACAGCTACCGCCGCAAGCTCGAAGCCTACTACCAGCGCGCCGGCATTCCGGCCCGCTTCGAAGACATACTGGTGACCACGGCGGGCAGCGAAGCCATCCACTTCGCCCTGCTCTCCTGCCTCAATCCCGGCGACGAAATCATCATCGCGGAGCCGTTTTATGGCACCTACACGGCCTTCGCCATTGCGGCGGGGGTAAACATCGTGGCCGTCACGGCCCGCATTGAAGACAATTTTGCCCTGCCGCCCATTGCCGACTTCGAGGCCGTGATTACGGCGCGCACGCGGGCCATTCTGGTGTGCAATCCCAGCAACCCGACCGGGTACGTGTACCGGCGCGACGAGCTGGAAGCCCTGCTGGCCCTGTGCCGGCAGCACAACCTGTTTCTCATTTCCGACGAAGCCTACCGCGAATACTGCTACGACGGCGCCCGGGCCACCAGCGCCCTGAGCCTGTCTGGCGGCGAGCAGCACGTGGTGATGGTGGACACCATTTCGAAGCGCTATAGCGCCTGCGGGGCCCGCGTGGGCGCGCTCGTCACGCGCAACGCCGAGCTGTGGCAGGCCGCCTTCCACTTCGGCCAGATGCGCGTGTGCCCACCCGTGCTGGAAATGCTGGCCGCCGAAGCCGCCGCCGACCTGCCTCCCTCCTACTTCGACGGCACCCGCGCCGAGTATCAGGCCCGGCGCGACCTCACCGTGGGCCGCCTGCGCGCCATGCCCGGCGTGACCTGCCCCGTGCCCGGCGGCGCGTTCTACGTGGTGGCCCGCCTGCCCGTCGACGATGCCCAGCGGTTCGGCCAGTGGCTGCTCGAAGAATTCACCTATGAAAACCAGACGCTGATGCTTTCGCCGGCCAACGGCTTCTACCATACGCCCGGCTTGGGCCGGCAGGAAGTGCGCCTGGCCTACGTCATCAACCGCCCCGACTTGGCCGCCGCCCTCACCTGCCTGGCGCAGGCCCTGCTCCAGTACCCCGGCCGCGTCGAACCCCAACCAGCCGGCCGCGTAGAAGCTGCCATTGCCTCCTGA